One window from the genome of Bacillus rossius redtenbacheri isolate Brsri chromosome 17, Brsri_v3, whole genome shotgun sequence encodes:
- the LOC134540642 gene encoding protein lifeguard 1-like, which yields MYSPGPDGLLGGESFMGDFKFSDTTVRHAFIRKVYSLLTVQIAITLALIALVSYHEPARVFMQAHPEVWWIAFALMLVTIIGMACCPGVRRRSPLNLVFLLVFTLAQGFMLAALAATYNRDLVLMAVGLTAAVCLALTLFALQTKWDFTMCGGALLVAAVVLMVFGIVAICVPGKTVVLVYASLASLLFGFYLVFDTQVMLGGAHKYAVSPEEYVFATLTLYLDVVNIFVNILTILRLVRD from the exons ATGTACTCTCCTGGTCCGGATGGTCTACTGGGCGGTGAGAGCTTTATGGGAGACTTCAAGTTTTCAGACACCACAGTCCGTCATGCGTTTATAAG GAAAGTGTACTCGCTGCTGACGGTCCAGATCGCCATCACGCTGGCCTTGATCGCGCTGGTGTCGTACCACGAGCCCGCGAGGGTCTTCATGCAGGCCCACCCGGAGGTTTGGTGGATCGCCTTCGCCCTGATGCTGGTCACCATCATCGGCATGGCGTGCTGCCCAGGCGTCCGGCGCCGGTCGCCGCTCAACCTGGTGTTCCTGCTGGTGTTCACGCTGGCGCAGGGCTTCATGCTGGCGGCGCTGGCCGCCACCTACAACCGGGACCTG GTGCTGATGGCGGTGGGGCTGACGGCGGCGGTGTGCCTCGCCCTGACGCTGTTTGCGCTGCAGACCAAGTGGGACTTCACCATGTGCGGCGGGGCGCTGCTGGTCGCCGCCGTGGTGCTCATGGTGTTCGGCATCGTCGCCATCTGCGTCCCGGGCAAGACGGTCGTGCTGGTGTACGCGTCGCTCGCCTCGCTCCTCTTCGGCTTCTACCTGGTGTTCGACACCCAGGTGATGCTCGGCGGGGCCCACAAGTACGCCGTCTCGCCCGAGGAGTACGTCTTCGCGACGCTCACCCTGTACCTCGACGTCGTCAACATCTTCGTCAACATCCTCACCATCCTGAGGCTGGTCCGCGACTAG